The Temnothorax longispinosus isolate EJ_2023e chromosome 4, Tlon_JGU_v1, whole genome shotgun sequence genome has a window encoding:
- the Nd-24 gene encoding NADH dehydrogenase [ubiquinone] flavoprotein 2, mitochondrial, which translates to MLTSLRRACGLLASRNIRGVQTTANRTSDQLFVHRDSEHDNPNIPFEFNEANKKRIEALLAIYPEGHKRGAMIPLLDLAQRQHGWLPISAMHKVAEILDVPRMRVYEVATFYTMFNRRPMGKYHIQICTCTPCWLRDSDSIVNAVTKAANCELGGSSADKLFTVSEVECLGACANAPMFQVNDDYYEDLTPETATAIINAFKKGERPSPGPQNSPRFAADPAGGLTSLTSPPPGPGFGVRSDL; encoded by the exons ATGCTGACGTCTCTACGACGAGCTTGCGGGCTCCTC GCTTCAAGAAACATTAGGGGAGTGCAAACAACAGCAAATCGCACGTCGGACCAGCTGTTTGTt CACAGAGACAGCGAGCATGACAATCCTAATATACCGTTCGAGTTCAACGAGGCGAATAAGAAGCGGATCGAAGCTCTGCTTGCGATTTATCCCGAAGGACACAAGCGCGGTGCCATGATACCTCTGTTGGATCTGGCGCAGCGGCAGCACGGCTGGCTGCCCATCTCCGCCATGCACAAAGTCGCCGAGATACTGGACGTGCCGCGCATGAGAGTGTACGAGGTAGCCACGTTCTACACGATGTTCAATCGCAGGCCCATGGGCAAGTATCACATACAGATTTGCACCTGCACTCCGTGCTGGCTGAGGGACTCCGACTCGATAGTCAACGCTGTGACGAAGGCCGCGAATTGCGAGCTCGGCGGCAGCTCCGCGGACAAGCTGTTCACCGTCTCGGAAGTGGAGTGTCTGGGCGCTTGCGCCAATGCGCCGATGTTCCAAGTGAACGACGAttattat gAGGATTTGACCCCGGAAACTGCAACGGCTATAATAAATGCTTTCAAGAAGGGCGAGAGACCGTCGCCGGGCCCACAGAATTCTCCGAGATTCGCGGCTGACCCCGCCGGTGGACTTACGTCGTTAACGTCTCCGCCACCGGGTCCCGGATTTGGAGTTAGGTCggacttgtaa